The nucleotide window CGGCGTACAAGAGAGATCAAAATCACGGCCACACCCAGGGTGCGCCCGAAGCGGGCGACCCTGGGCTGTGACTGTGGAACGCCTTCGGCGTACGGGAACGCCGAGGACGCTCTGGCTACGCTCTAAACTCTGAAGACGAAGAAACTTAAAAGCTGCACGACCTCCTTCCGGGTAGGGCTGGGGAGGGGCTCTTGTGCACCCTGTTTTGACGCATCTGGCACCCGATGGAATCACCCCGACCGACTGGTGACGGCTTCGTGATGCTGTGCTCACTCGACTGGTCGAACCGGCCTTGTACGACGTTTCTGTTCGTAGCCTCGCGGCTTGGACGTGGATGCATGCGGGTGCGGGTGGACAGACCCGGCGCTTACCCATCCATCCGCGGGCTTCCTCCCCACCGCCGGTCACCCGGCCGCAGTTGCCCTCGTCCTGTACTTGCTTCTCGAAGGGGATCACTTGGCATACTGATCTCCGACAGTTGCCAGTCTCGTACAGGGGACTTGCACCCCACCTCGATCACGCCCATCCCGGGCGTACGCAGGCGCTCCACCGAATGGCGGCCCCGCCCACGTGGCTTGGCAATTAGGGAGCCACCGTGGGGCCGCCCTCGGTGAGCTGAATCGTTCAGCGAGATGGTAAGTGACCTGTGAGGCGCGCGATCGATCGGAGTGCAAGGCATGCAACTGAGATTCGAATGGGACTCGAAGAAAGCCGCCTCGAATGTGACCAAACATGGGGTCACCTTCGACGAAGCAAGCACGGTATTTGCCGATCCATTGGCCGTCATTTTCGACGACGACGACCATTCCCAGGACGAACTTCGCGAAATCATCATCGGTCATTCCGTGTTGGAGCAGCTATTGTTGGTCTCGTTCACTGAACGTGGTAAGATGGTTGTGAGGATCATCAGCGCGAGGAAAGCTACCCGACGAGAG belongs to Phycisphaerae bacterium and includes:
- a CDS encoding BrnT family toxin translates to MQLRFEWDSKKAASNVTKHGVTFDEASTVFADPLAVIFDDDDHSQDELREIIIGHSVLEQLLLVSFTERGKMVVRIISARKATRRERKDYEEGIRP